Proteins encoded by one window of Actinocorallia herbida:
- a CDS encoding polyamine aminopropyltransferase, with amino-acid sequence MIRGRRALVLAAVFVCAACGLVYELALVALGSYLVGNSITQASIVLSVMVCAMGVGSLAAKPLQSRALVAFAAIEAALALLGGLSVLLLYAAFAWLDLYVPMLVVAASVLGALIGAEIPLLMTLLQKIRKQEAGSAVADLFAADYVGALVGGLAFPFLLLPVFGQIRGALVVGAVNAVAGVAVVLWIFRAEVGRTGKAVLWSVMAGVLVLLGAVYVKADAFEMTARQALYNDPVAFATRSAYQEIVLTEKVSLSGRADTRLFLNGDLQFSSVDEYRYHEALVHPALSGTRARVLILGGGDGLALREVLRYPDVREVTLVELDPEVISLARTQPRLRELNGGAFEDPRVTVVNTDAFTWARDGREPYDAVIVDFPDPDEVATAKLYSAEFYGLARRLVADGGRMVVQSGSPYFAPRSFWCIEKTIRESGLRTLPYHVDVPSFGDWGFVMASSGEPALKLSDEAPALRFLDADVLSAAKVFAKDLRRDDVEANTLVRPVIVGYEDAEWQDF; translated from the coding sequence GTGATCCGGGGGCGGCGCGCGCTGGTGCTGGCGGCGGTCTTCGTCTGCGCGGCGTGCGGGCTGGTCTACGAGCTGGCGCTGGTGGCGCTCGGCAGCTATCTGGTCGGCAACTCCATCACCCAGGCGTCGATCGTGCTGTCGGTGATGGTCTGCGCGATGGGCGTCGGGTCGCTGGCGGCCAAGCCGCTCCAGTCCCGCGCCCTGGTGGCGTTCGCGGCCATCGAGGCGGCCCTGGCGCTCCTCGGCGGCCTGTCGGTGCTGCTGCTTTATGCCGCCTTCGCCTGGCTCGACCTCTACGTCCCGATGCTGGTGGTCGCCGCCTCCGTGCTCGGCGCGCTCATCGGCGCGGAGATCCCGCTGCTGATGACGCTGCTCCAGAAGATCCGCAAGCAGGAGGCCGGCTCGGCCGTCGCCGACCTCTTCGCGGCCGACTACGTGGGCGCCCTCGTCGGCGGCCTGGCCTTCCCGTTCCTGCTGCTGCCGGTCTTCGGGCAGATCCGGGGCGCGCTCGTCGTCGGGGCGGTCAACGCCGTCGCGGGCGTGGCGGTGGTGCTGTGGATCTTCCGCGCGGAAGTCGGGCGGACGGGCAAGGCGGTGCTGTGGAGCGTCATGGCAGGGGTCCTCGTGCTGCTGGGCGCCGTCTACGTCAAGGCCGACGCCTTCGAGATGACGGCCCGCCAGGCCCTCTACAACGACCCCGTGGCCTTCGCCACGCGCAGCGCCTACCAGGAGATCGTCCTCACCGAGAAGGTGAGCCTCTCGGGCCGCGCGGACACCCGGCTCTTCCTCAACGGAGACCTCCAGTTCTCCTCGGTCGACGAGTACCGCTACCACGAGGCCCTCGTGCACCCCGCCCTGTCCGGTACCCGGGCGCGGGTCCTCATCCTCGGCGGTGGAGACGGCCTGGCCCTGCGCGAGGTCCTGCGCTATCCGGACGTCCGGGAGGTGACCCTCGTGGAACTCGACCCCGAGGTGATCTCCCTCGCCCGGACCCAGCCGCGGCTGCGGGAGCTGAACGGGGGAGCCTTCGAGGACCCGCGGGTCACCGTCGTCAACACCGACGCCTTCACGTGGGCGCGTGACGGGCGCGAGCCTTACGACGCCGTCATCGTGGACTTCCCCGACCCCGACGAGGTCGCCACGGCCAAGCTGTACTCGGCCGAGTTCTACGGGCTCGCCCGGCGCCTCGTGGCCGACGGCGGCAGGATGGTCGTCCAGTCCGGCTCCCCGTACTTCGCGCCCAGGTCGTTCTGGTGCATCGAGAAGACGATCAGGGAATCGGGCCTGCGCACGCTGCCGTACCACGTCGACGTACCGAGCTTCGGAGACTGGGGCTTCGTCATGGCGTCCTCCGGAGAGCCGGCCCTGAAGCTCTCCGACGAGGCGCCCGCCCTGCGCTTCCTCGACGCCGACGTCCTTTCCGCGGCCAAGGTCTTCGCCAAGGACCTCAGGCGCGACGACGTCGAAGCCAACACCCTCGTCCGGCCGGTGATCGTCGGCTACGAGGATGCGGAATGGCAAGATTTCTAG
- a CDS encoding class I SAM-dependent methyltransferase, translating to MNWSVATYDSAFGYVSAHGAPLIDLLDPQPGERVIDLGCGAGLLTAELNARGADPLGIDGNPLLIAQATVNFPELSFALGDAHDFTVSDPYDAVISMSALHWMARDPDAVIAQVYSALRPGGRFVAEMGGAGNCAELIAAMQTAWREFGLTEPELPWYFPTPAGYAARLEEAGFTVRILEYFDRPTRMTEGPGGAADWVRVFAAEPLREVPAELAPALLARVNDLAAPALRRESGWVADYVRLRFAAVRKAGGAPPQGGPVPALGPL from the coding sequence ATGAACTGGTCCGTGGCGACATATGACTCCGCCTTCGGATATGTCTCAGCTCATGGCGCTCCGCTCATCGACCTGCTCGACCCCCAGCCCGGCGAGCGCGTCATCGACCTCGGCTGCGGGGCGGGCCTGCTCACCGCCGAGCTGAACGCCCGCGGCGCCGACCCCCTGGGCATCGACGGCAACCCCCTGCTCATCGCGCAGGCCACCGTCAATTTCCCGGAGCTGTCCTTCGCGCTCGGCGACGCGCACGACTTCACCGTCTCCGATCCGTACGACGCGGTGATCTCCATGTCCGCGCTGCACTGGATGGCGCGCGACCCCGACGCCGTCATCGCCCAGGTGTACTCGGCGCTGCGGCCCGGCGGCAGGTTCGTCGCGGAGATGGGCGGCGCGGGCAACTGCGCCGAGCTGATCGCGGCGATGCAGACGGCCTGGCGGGAGTTCGGCCTCACCGAACCGGAACTGCCCTGGTACTTCCCCACCCCCGCCGGGTACGCCGCGCGGCTGGAGGAGGCCGGGTTCACCGTCCGGATCCTCGAGTACTTCGACCGGCCCACCCGGATGACCGAGGGGCCGGGCGGCGCCGCCGACTGGGTGCGCGTCTTCGCGGCCGAGCCGCTGCGCGAGGTCCCCGCCGAGCTGGCCCCCGCGCTGCTGGCCCGGGTCAACGACCTCGCCGCGCCCGCGCTGCGCCGTGAGTCCGGCTGGGTCGCCGACTACGTGCGGCTCCGCTTCGCGGCGGTGCGCAAGGCGGGCGGCGCGCCCCCGCAGGGCGGACCCGTGCCCGCCCTCGGGCCCCTCTGA
- a CDS encoding STAS domain-containing protein codes for MDYGAEVADCGPYVLVNVHGELDVASEPWFRGALLESIGFGDRAVVLDMRQVRFCAAAGLNSIVATQRMTRGLGPGVAVAGAIPRVRKTFEITRLDRVIPLYDTVPEAVQGLIGVV; via the coding sequence ATGGACTATGGGGCGGAAGTGGCCGACTGCGGGCCGTACGTCTTGGTGAACGTGCACGGGGAACTCGACGTGGCGTCCGAGCCTTGGTTCCGCGGCGCGCTGCTGGAATCGATCGGCTTCGGCGACCGGGCCGTCGTGCTCGACATGCGGCAGGTGCGCTTCTGCGCCGCCGCCGGGCTGAACTCGATCGTCGCCACCCAGCGGATGACCCGGGGCCTCGGCCCCGGCGTGGCGGTCGCGGGGGCGATCCCCCGAGTCCGCAAGACCTTCGAGATCACCCGGCTCGACCGGGTGATCCCGCTCTATGACACCGTCCCCGAGGCCGTCCAGGGCCTCATCGGGGTCGTTTGA
- a CDS encoding DUF2617 family protein yields the protein MLELSRPDVEVVADDLAFTLDEPPLDPLAVRGWRIAGVDVQARLLPAGFQVVAGEVVETVAQLPGRSGPLPYHLRREVGGWSHVFTADVYRRDYADFTRAVAFLRRYLTDRDDSLAASFPGRQDVLCGVLVRQLRRGIEWRGWYTFPETRQVVSTRSRLLIG from the coding sequence ATGCTGGAACTCTCGCGGCCCGACGTCGAGGTCGTGGCCGACGATCTGGCGTTCACACTGGACGAGCCCCCGCTCGATCCGCTGGCCGTCCGGGGCTGGCGGATAGCCGGTGTGGACGTCCAGGCCAGGCTGCTCCCGGCCGGTTTCCAGGTGGTCGCCGGCGAGGTCGTGGAGACCGTCGCGCAGCTCCCCGGAAGGTCCGGCCCGCTGCCGTACCACCTCAGGCGTGAGGTCGGGGGCTGGTCGCACGTCTTCACCGCCGATGTGTACCGTCGTGATTACGCCGACTTCACACGGGCCGTGGCCTTCCTCCGCAGGTATCTCACCGACCGGGACGACAGCCTCGCGGCTTCGTTCCCGGGCCGTCAGGACGTCCTGTGCGGGGTGCTGGTGCGGCAGCTCCGCCGGGGCATCGAGTGGCGCGGGTGGTACACCTTCCCGGAGACGCGCCAGGTCGTCAGCACCAGGAGCCGGCTGCTGATCGGCTGA
- a CDS encoding helix-turn-helix domain-containing protein, whose amino-acid sequence MSEAVKKGERLSGERREKLAKEIAEGYQAGRSIRQLAAETGRSYGAVHRLLVDTGVPLRGRGGARRPKSAPPSSQSKS is encoded by the coding sequence ATGTCCGAAGCCGTGAAGAAGGGCGAACGCCTGTCCGGGGAGCGCCGCGAGAAGCTGGCCAAGGAGATCGCCGAGGGCTACCAGGCCGGGCGCAGCATCCGCCAGCTCGCCGCCGAGACCGGCCGCTCCTACGGAGCCGTGCACCGCCTTCTCGTCGACACCGGGGTGCCGCTGCGCGGCAGGGGCGGTGCCCGCCGCCCCAAGTCGGCGCCCCCCAGCTCGCAGTCGAAGAGCTGA
- a CDS encoding DUF4247 domain-containing protein produces MKGAAWGGGFLIAVGALIAALVLAGTSTSPASWIERHYAAQGDSWTTTDDPLTAAGDIADRHKPVDRAVDPSGVFLRYPDVIVAVLATGSGSVIHVDQADAGYRRWHEHVAGRWGGPAGHATLFRGGGPGDGK; encoded by the coding sequence GTGAAGGGCGCGGCCTGGGGAGGCGGCTTCCTGATCGCCGTCGGCGCGCTCATCGCGGCCCTCGTCCTGGCGGGCACCTCCACGTCGCCCGCCTCGTGGATCGAGCGCCACTACGCCGCGCAGGGCGACTCCTGGACGACCACGGACGACCCGCTGACGGCCGCGGGCGACATCGCCGACAGGCACAAGCCCGTGGACCGGGCGGTCGACCCCTCGGGCGTCTTCCTGCGCTACCCGGACGTCATCGTGGCGGTCCTCGCCACGGGCTCCGGCAGCGTGATCCACGTGGACCAGGCCGACGCCGGCTACCGGCGCTGGCACGAGCACGTCGCCGGGCGGTGGGGCGGGCCCGCGGGCCACGCCACCCTCTTCCGCGGCGGCGGGCCGGGGGACGGCAAATGA
- the dapC gene encoding succinyldiaminopimelate transaminase, which translates to MDLPDFPWDRLEPYKNTASAHPGGIVDLSVGTPVDPTPEVARRALIEAADSPGYPQTWGTPAVREAAAGWLARSLGVTVPADAVLPVIGTKEIVAWLPKLLDVRPGDTVVFPELAYPTYDVGARIAGATGVASDGLLTLGPVVPKMIWVNSPSNPTGRVLPPEHLRKVVSWARDRGVPVISDECYIELVWEGPKPLSILHPDISGGSHEGLLAIHSLSKRSNLAGYRAGFITGDPVMVKRLLEIRKHAGMIVPAPVQAAMAAAYGDDEHFTEQYARYAARRTALKAALEGHGFRVDHSEAALYLWATRDEACMETVAYLADLGILVAPGDFYGSAGSQHVRVAFTATDERIEQAVARLK; encoded by the coding sequence ATGGATCTGCCCGATTTCCCCTGGGATCGACTGGAGCCGTACAAGAACACGGCCTCGGCACACCCCGGCGGCATCGTGGACCTGTCCGTCGGCACCCCGGTCGATCCGACGCCCGAGGTGGCGCGGCGCGCCCTCATCGAGGCCGCGGACTCGCCGGGGTACCCGCAGACCTGGGGCACCCCCGCGGTGCGCGAGGCGGCCGCGGGCTGGCTGGCGCGCAGCCTCGGCGTCACCGTCCCGGCCGACGCGGTGCTGCCGGTGATCGGGACCAAGGAGATCGTCGCCTGGCTGCCGAAGCTGCTCGACGTGCGGCCCGGCGACACCGTCGTCTTCCCCGAGCTCGCCTACCCCACCTACGACGTGGGCGCGCGGATCGCGGGCGCGACGGGCGTGGCCTCCGACGGCCTGCTCACCCTCGGCCCCGTGGTGCCGAAGATGATCTGGGTCAACTCGCCGTCGAACCCGACGGGCCGGGTCCTGCCGCCCGAGCACCTGCGCAAGGTCGTCTCCTGGGCGCGCGACCGCGGCGTCCCGGTGATCAGCGACGAGTGCTACATCGAGCTGGTGTGGGAGGGGCCGAAGCCCCTGTCGATCCTGCACCCCGACATCTCCGGCGGCTCCCACGAGGGCCTGCTGGCGATCCACTCGCTGTCCAAGCGCTCCAACCTGGCCGGGTACCGGGCAGGGTTCATCACGGGCGACCCCGTGATGGTCAAGCGGCTGCTGGAGATCCGCAAGCACGCCGGGATGATCGTGCCCGCGCCCGTCCAGGCCGCGATGGCCGCCGCGTACGGCGACGACGAGCACTTCACCGAGCAGTACGCCCGCTACGCCGCCCGGCGCACCGCGCTGAAGGCCGCGCTGGAGGGCCACGGCTTCCGGGTCGACCACTCCGAGGCCGCCCTGTACCTGTGGGCGACCCGTGACGAGGCCTGCATGGAGACCGTCGCCTACCTCGCCGACCTGGGCATCCTCGTGGCGCCCGGCGACTTCTACGGCTCGGCCGGGTCGCAGCACGTTCGGGTCGCGTTCACCGCGACCGATGAGCGGATCGAGCAAGCGGTGGCCCGGTTGAAGTGA
- the fdxA gene encoding ferredoxin: protein MTYVIAQPCVDVLDKACIEECPVDCIYEGQRQLYIHPDECVDCGACEPVCPVEAIYYEDDLPDQWKDFYKVNVEFFDDMGAPGGASKVGKIERDHPITAALPPQGE, encoded by the coding sequence GTGACCTACGTCATCGCGCAGCCTTGCGTGGACGTTCTCGACAAGGCCTGCATTGAAGAGTGTCCTGTCGACTGCATCTACGAGGGGCAGCGCCAGCTCTACATCCACCCGGACGAGTGCGTCGACTGCGGCGCATGCGAGCCCGTGTGCCCCGTGGAGGCGATCTACTACGAAGACGACCTTCCTGACCAGTGGAAGGACTTCTACAAGGTCAACGTCGAGTTCTTCGACGACATGGGCGCTCCCGGCGGCGCGTCCAAGGTCGGCAAGATCGAGCGGGACCACCCGATCACCGCTGCACTGCCCCCGCAGGGCGAGTAA
- a CDS encoding S1C family serine protease, translated as MSLALASFSDELAALAERVLPSVVALTLKGDKGTSYGSGFVLDTEGHVVTNHHVIEDGGELIADLPGRRSQPAKIVGADRLTDLAVLRLAEPPEHHLELRAEPARLGELCLALGSPLGLFPESVSLGIISGLARSLPTRGGVRSLERVLQTDCAINPGNSGGPLVDARGRVLGVNTAIRTDGAGIGFAVPAGTVASVALDLIAHGRVTRASLGVAIAERHVEIDGLTAKRQIVTRVGEGNALRVGDALLAVNGVEIDGRAALYDQLGGDRIGVALTLAIHREGAVCHVEVIPAALDG; from the coding sequence ATGAGCCTCGCACTCGCCTCCTTCAGCGACGAACTCGCGGCGCTCGCCGAACGGGTGCTGCCCTCCGTCGTCGCCCTCACCCTCAAGGGGGACAAGGGGACCTCGTACGGCTCGGGCTTCGTCCTGGACACCGAGGGCCACGTCGTCACCAACCACCACGTGATCGAGGACGGCGGCGAACTCATCGCCGACCTGCCCGGCAGGCGGTCCCAGCCCGCGAAGATCGTCGGCGCGGACCGGCTCACCGACCTCGCCGTCCTCCGGCTGGCGGAGCCGCCCGAGCACCACCTCGAGCTGCGCGCCGAGCCCGCCCGGCTCGGCGAACTGTGCCTCGCGCTGGGCTCGCCGCTCGGCCTGTTCCCCGAGTCGGTCTCGCTCGGCATCATCAGCGGCCTCGCCCGCTCCCTGCCCACCCGCGGCGGCGTGCGCTCGCTCGAGCGGGTCCTGCAGACCGACTGCGCGATCAACCCGGGCAACTCCGGCGGACCCCTGGTGGACGCCCGCGGGCGCGTCCTCGGCGTCAACACCGCCATCCGGACCGACGGCGCGGGCATCGGCTTCGCCGTCCCGGCCGGGACCGTCGCCTCGGTCGCGCTCGACCTGATCGCGCACGGCCGCGTCACCCGCGCGTCGCTGGGCGTCGCCATCGCCGAACGGCACGTGGAGATCGACGGCCTGACCGCCAAGCGCCAGATCGTCACCCGCGTCGGGGAGGGCAACGCGCTGCGCGTCGGAGACGCCCTGCTCGCGGTGAACGGCGTCGAGATCGACGGCAGGGCCGCCCTCTACGACCAGCTCGGCGGCGACCGGATCGGCGTCGCCCTCACCCTCGCGATCCATCGCGAGGGCGCCGTCTGCCACGTCGAGGTGATCCCCGCCGCGTTGGACGGCTGA
- a CDS encoding T3SS (YopN, CesT) and YbjN peptide-binding chaperone 1 produces the protein MAQIAMIQAYVEKLAKEMLQIDGPLAVDKDGSIPVRRGSALYYVDVVDRGENPHLVRVWSIVLRGAAGGRQLLKALNSINSRILQARAYVTDDGDVIMSTELLAETLTVDNLSYACDAIGDLADRFDDELQADFSGEKSFEEEEDEDAVTV, from the coding sequence ATGGCACAGATCGCGATGATTCAGGCGTACGTCGAGAAGCTCGCCAAGGAGATGCTGCAGATCGACGGGCCGCTGGCCGTCGACAAGGACGGTTCCATCCCCGTTCGCCGCGGTAGCGCGCTCTACTACGTCGACGTGGTCGACCGGGGCGAGAACCCCCACCTCGTCCGCGTCTGGTCCATCGTGCTGCGCGGCGCCGCGGGCGGCAGGCAGCTCCTCAAGGCGCTCAACTCGATCAACTCCCGGATCCTCCAGGCCAGGGCCTACGTCACCGACGACGGCGACGTGATCATGAGCACGGAGCTGCTCGCCGAGACCCTCACCGTCGACAACCTCTCCTACGCCTGCGACGCGATCGGCGACCTCGCCGACCGGTTCGACGACGAACTCCAGGCCGACTTCAGCGGCGAGAAGTCCTTCGAGGAAGAGGAAGACGAGGACGCGGTCACCGTATGA
- a CDS encoding crotonase/enoyl-CoA hydratase family protein, translated as MTYTEIGYEVADGVAVLTLNRPERMNAYTNTMRLETLDAFDRIDADDAVRAVVVTGAGRAFCAGADLSAGGGTFDYEKAKDMFAEDDMLSDGETPRDGGGTVVLRIAACLKPVIAAINGAAVGVGATMTLPMDVRIASENAKFGFVFARRGIVTEAASSWYLPRVVGISQAMEWAMTGRVFSASEALAGRLVSRVVPPEELLPAAIALAREVADNTSAVSVAAIRRLLYAGLSAETPWQAHANDSRLMVEIGSGADAAEGVTSFLEKRPAVFPLTVSRDLPAALPEFPKRRED; from the coding sequence ATGACTTACACGGAGATCGGCTACGAGGTCGCGGACGGCGTCGCCGTGCTGACGCTCAACCGGCCCGAGCGGATGAACGCCTACACCAACACCATGCGGCTGGAGACCCTCGACGCCTTCGACCGCATCGACGCCGACGACGCCGTCCGCGCCGTCGTCGTGACGGGCGCGGGCCGGGCGTTCTGCGCGGGCGCCGACCTCAGCGCGGGCGGCGGGACCTTCGACTACGAGAAGGCCAAGGACATGTTCGCCGAGGACGACATGCTGTCCGACGGCGAGACCCCCCGCGACGGCGGCGGCACGGTCGTGCTGCGGATCGCGGCGTGCCTCAAGCCGGTGATCGCCGCGATCAACGGCGCCGCGGTGGGCGTCGGGGCGACGATGACCCTGCCGATGGACGTCCGGATCGCCTCGGAGAACGCGAAGTTCGGCTTCGTGTTCGCGCGCCGCGGCATCGTCACCGAGGCCGCCTCGTCCTGGTACCTGCCGCGTGTCGTAGGAATCTCCCAGGCGATGGAGTGGGCGATGACCGGCCGGGTCTTCTCCGCGTCCGAGGCGCTCGCGGGCCGTCTGGTCTCCCGCGTCGTGCCGCCGGAGGAGCTGCTGCCCGCGGCCATCGCGCTCGCCCGGGAGGTCGCCGACAACACCTCGGCCGTCTCCGTCGCGGCGATCCGCAGGCTGCTGTACGCGGGCCTCTCGGCCGAGACGCCCTGGCAGGCCCACGCCAACGACTCGCGCCTGATGGTCGAGATCGGATCCGGCGCGGACGCCGCCGAGGGCGTCACCTCGTTCCTGGAGAAGCGCCCCGCGGTCTTCCCGCTGACCGTCTCGCGGGACCTGCCCGCGGCCCTGCCCGAGTTCCCCAAGCGGCGCGAGGACTAG
- a CDS encoding D-isomer specific 2-hydroxyacid dehydrogenase family protein has protein sequence MEVKIGIAPEKAIEGVGRPTDVALGPLRDQVAQAVTRGGGTVVPVQEAEGLVWLLPGGPEPLLEALDAHPGIRWVQLPWAGVEHFKEAFKRPQTFTCAKGSFAKQVSEHALMLALACLRDLVRHARTPSWRPIDPRSLGGLSVTILGGGGIATELVALLQPFGCRIRVLRRSPEPLPGADATLPIGELHAVLPDTDVLVVALALTPETRHIVGAPEFALLPPGAVLVNVARGPHVDTDALMAALDSGALTAAGLDVTDPEPLPADHPLWGYDQVLITSHCADSSDYVARKLCERVTENVRRFGAGEELEGLVDPDTGY, from the coding sequence GTGGAAGTGAAGATCGGTATCGCCCCGGAAAAGGCGATCGAAGGAGTCGGCCGGCCCACCGACGTCGCACTGGGCCCACTACGCGATCAGGTGGCCCAGGCCGTCACGAGAGGCGGCGGAACCGTCGTCCCGGTGCAGGAGGCCGAGGGGCTGGTCTGGCTCCTCCCAGGCGGCCCAGAGCCCCTCCTGGAGGCCCTCGACGCGCACCCCGGCATCCGCTGGGTGCAGCTCCCCTGGGCCGGAGTCGAACACTTCAAGGAGGCCTTCAAGCGGCCGCAAACCTTTACCTGCGCTAAAGGAAGTTTTGCCAAGCAGGTCAGCGAGCACGCCCTGATGCTCGCGCTCGCCTGCCTGCGCGATCTCGTCCGGCACGCCCGCACCCCCTCGTGGCGGCCCATCGACCCCCGCTCCCTCGGCGGGCTGTCCGTGACGATCCTCGGCGGCGGCGGCATCGCCACCGAGCTCGTCGCGCTGCTCCAGCCGTTCGGCTGCCGGATCCGGGTGCTGCGCCGCTCCCCCGAACCCCTGCCCGGCGCGGACGCGACCCTCCCGATCGGCGAGCTGCACGCCGTCCTGCCCGACACCGACGTCCTCGTCGTCGCCCTCGCGCTCACCCCGGAGACCCGGCACATCGTCGGCGCCCCCGAGTTCGCGCTGCTCCCGCCCGGCGCCGTCCTGGTGAACGTCGCGCGCGGCCCCCACGTCGACACCGACGCCCTCATGGCCGCCCTCGACTCCGGCGCCCTCACCGCCGCCGGCCTCGACGTCACCGACCCGGAGCCCCTGCCCGCCGACCACCCCCTGTGGGGCTACGACCAGGTCCTCATCACCTCGCACTGCGCCGACTCCTCCGACTACGTCGCCAGGAAGCTGTGCGAACGCGTCACGGAGAACGTCCGGCGGTTCGGTGCGGGCGAGGAACTGGAGGGCCTCGTGGACCCCGACACCGGATACTGA
- a CDS encoding DUF2617 family protein, which translates to MDGAVPGLLEVPYRDTSARALVFALDEPRHDALAVSAVVVDGLTVELRLLGASHQVVAGPVLETVACLPGREQGLPPHAEAGLDGWRYAFTSRTLDVPDFPAALAEVTARLDRPDALSGVFPGDPGALTGIIVDPCEAGITWRTWHTYPEAAQIVETASRLVRREAA; encoded by the coding sequence GTGGACGGTGCCGTGCCCGGACTGCTCGAAGTGCCCTACCGCGACACGAGCGCGCGGGCGCTCGTGTTCGCGCTGGACGAGCCGCGCCATGACGCGCTGGCCGTCTCCGCGGTCGTCGTCGACGGCCTGACGGTCGAGTTGCGCCTGCTCGGCGCCTCGCACCAGGTCGTCGCCGGGCCCGTGCTGGAGACCGTCGCGTGCCTCCCCGGCCGCGAGCAGGGCCTGCCGCCGCACGCGGAGGCGGGCCTGGACGGCTGGCGGTACGCGTTCACCTCGCGCACCCTCGACGTCCCCGACTTCCCGGCCGCCCTCGCCGAGGTCACCGCCCGGCTCGACCGGCCGGACGCGCTCAGCGGCGTCTTCCCCGGCGACCCCGGCGCCCTCACCGGGATCATCGTGGACCCGTGCGAGGCCGGGATCACCTGGCGGACCTGGCACACCTACCCCGAGGCCGCCCAGATCGTCGAGACGGCCTCGCGGCTCGTGCGCCGGGAGGCGGCGTGA
- a CDS encoding STAS domain-containing protein, giving the protein MRELPLEVRSEGEATVVRPSGEVDVSTAPVLRRELERMIADGARVLVIDLTDVTFLDSTGMAVFVGVWQKLRNESGSFALAAAQRRVAEPLRLTRLDGPLRLRGTVEEALRAE; this is encoded by the coding sequence GTGAGGGAGCTGCCGTTGGAGGTGCGCAGCGAGGGGGAGGCGACGGTCGTCAGGCCGAGTGGGGAGGTCGACGTCTCGACGGCTCCCGTACTCCGCCGGGAGCTGGAGCGGATGATCGCCGACGGGGCTCGCGTGCTCGTCATCGACCTGACGGACGTGACGTTCCTGGACAGCACGGGCATGGCCGTGTTCGTCGGGGTATGGCAGAAGCTGCGCAACGAGAGCGGGTCGTTCGCGCTCGCGGCGGCCCAGCGGCGCGTGGCCGAGCCGTTGCGGCTGACCCGCCTGGACGGGCCGTTGCGCCTGCGCGGGACCGTCGAAGAGGCCCTCCGCGCGGAGTGA
- a CDS encoding DUF350 domain-containing protein, protein MFDDMFSEALATLAYGGVGIALLALGFLVVDLLTPGHLGKIIWTEGGKGGAVVLAAKLLGLGAIITTAIVVSEDGLTDGLLSTVVYALLGIVLSVVAFFILDAITPGKLGETLLSGGSSPHASAWVVAATDLATAAIVCASIS, encoded by the coding sequence ATGTTCGACGACATGTTCAGCGAGGCCCTGGCGACCCTCGCCTACGGCGGTGTCGGCATCGCGCTGCTCGCCCTCGGCTTCCTCGTCGTGGACCTGCTGACCCCAGGCCACCTCGGGAAGATCATTTGGACCGAGGGCGGGAAGGGCGGCGCGGTCGTCCTGGCGGCCAAGCTCCTCGGCCTCGGCGCGATCATCACGACCGCGATCGTCGTCAGCGAGGACGGCCTGACCGATGGCCTGCTCAGCACCGTCGTCTACGCGCTGCTGGGGATCGTGCTGTCGGTCGTCGCGTTCTTCATCCTCGACGCGATCACGCCCGGCAAGCTCGGCGAGACCCTTCTGTCCGGCGGGAGCTCGCCGCACGCGTCGGCCTGGGTCGTCGCGGCGACGGACCTCGCCACGGCGGCCATCGTCTGCGCCTCCATCAGCTGA